In a single window of the Bacillus clarus genome:
- a CDS encoding YczE/YyaS/YitT family protein — protein MLRFKLEYIFFIGGLLILSIGINMMTTITSFGLSPYDSFFIALYQNFGISIGFWIFMINFAFTLIVLFWNKKQITLGTIVTMVLISVFVDWIGSITMIMDFIRSLPKYITLICGNLFVGAGIGLYVSTNLCAAPQEAFVLTVAEKKKWTFRRTEISLALLFLTLSFLLDGPIYFGTIILSFTTGWIIQAFIQVGTQILNRKKPIKQAA, from the coding sequence ATGCTTCGATTCAAATTAGAATATATATTTTTCATTGGCGGTTTACTCATTCTCTCCATCGGTATTAATATGATGACGACAATTACTTCCTTTGGACTTAGCCCTTATGATTCCTTCTTTATTGCACTATATCAAAATTTCGGAATAAGTATCGGTTTTTGGATTTTTATGATTAATTTCGCCTTTACACTGATTGTGCTCTTTTGGAATAAGAAACAAATTACACTCGGCACGATTGTAACGATGGTTCTTATTTCTGTTTTTGTAGATTGGATCGGTTCTATTACAATGATTATGGATTTCATTCGCTCTCTTCCAAAATATATAACACTTATTTGCGGAAATCTATTCGTCGGAGCTGGAATCGGTCTTTACGTCTCTACAAACCTTTGCGCTGCACCTCAAGAAGCTTTCGTTTTAACTGTTGCCGAGAAGAAAAAATGGACATTCAGAAGAACTGAAATTTCATTAGCTCTTTTATTTTTAACATTAAGCTTCTTATTAGATGGACCAATCTATTTCGGAACAATTATCTTATCCTTTACAACAGGTTGGATTATTCAAGCATTTATACAAGTTGGCACGCAGATTTTAAATAGAAAAAAACCTATTAAGCAAGCTGCTTAA
- a CDS encoding homoserine dehydrogenase: MKEIQVGLLGLGTVGSGVVRIITDHQERLIHQVGCPVKVTKVLVQNIEKEREVEVPFTLLTQNANEILDNPNIDVVIEVMGGIDDAKAYILQALNSGKHVVTANKDLMALHGAELLAVAKDNKADLFYEASVAGGIPILRSIVEGLSSDLITKVMGIVNGTTNFILTKMSDEGRAYNDVLKEAQQLGFAEADPTSDVEGLDAARKMTILATLGFSTNVELGDVKVKGITSITEEDIEYSKSLGYTIKLIGLAKRDGEKLEVTVEPTLLPNTHPLAAVQNEYNAVYVYGEAVGETMFYGPGAGSLPTATAVVSDLVAVMQNIRLGVNGNSAVSPQYKKVLKEPDEIVVKKFLRLHVKDEIGVFAKITSLFSERGVSFEKIIQMPLEEKGKAEIVIVTHRASLADYEYILHTLQSYEEIDCVKADYRIEGDAK, from the coding sequence ATGAAAGAAATTCAAGTGGGGTTATTAGGTCTTGGGACAGTTGGTAGTGGTGTAGTTCGTATTATTACAGATCATCAAGAACGACTTATACACCAAGTAGGTTGTCCAGTGAAGGTAACAAAAGTGCTAGTACAAAATATTGAGAAAGAGAGAGAGGTCGAGGTACCTTTTACTCTATTAACACAAAATGCGAATGAAATTTTAGATAATCCAAATATTGATGTTGTCATTGAAGTAATGGGTGGAATTGATGACGCAAAAGCATATATTTTACAAGCTTTAAATAGTGGGAAGCACGTTGTGACTGCAAATAAAGATTTAATGGCGTTACACGGGGCAGAACTATTAGCGGTAGCAAAAGATAATAAGGCTGATTTGTTTTATGAAGCTAGTGTGGCTGGGGGAATTCCAATTTTACGAAGTATTGTAGAAGGGCTTTCTTCAGATCTTATTACGAAAGTAATGGGAATTGTAAATGGAACGACAAATTTTATTTTGACGAAAATGTCAGACGAAGGGAGAGCATATAACGACGTGTTAAAAGAAGCTCAGCAGCTTGGATTTGCAGAAGCAGATCCAACATCAGACGTAGAAGGTTTAGATGCAGCAAGAAAAATGACGATTTTGGCTACTCTCGGTTTCTCTACAAATGTAGAGCTTGGAGATGTGAAGGTAAAAGGAATTACTTCCATTACAGAAGAAGACATTGAATATAGTAAGAGCTTAGGATACACGATTAAATTAATCGGTCTCGCAAAGCGAGATGGCGAAAAATTGGAGGTTACAGTTGAACCAACTTTACTTCCAAATACACATCCTCTTGCGGCAGTGCAAAATGAATATAATGCTGTATATGTGTATGGTGAAGCAGTAGGAGAAACGATGTTTTATGGACCGGGAGCAGGAAGCTTACCGACAGCGACAGCTGTTGTTTCTGACTTAGTTGCTGTAATGCAAAACATTAGGCTAGGTGTAAACGGAAATAGTGCGGTATCGCCGCAGTATAAAAAAGTATTAAAAGAGCCAGATGAAATTGTTGTGAAAAAGTTTTTAAGACTTCATGTGAAAGACGAAATTGGTGTGTTTGCAAAAATTACGTCATTGTTCTCTGAGCGCGGTGTTAGTTTTGAAAAGATTATTCAAATGCCACTTGAAGAGAAAGGAAAAGCAGAAATCGTAATTGTAACGCATCGTGCTTCTCTTGCGGATTACGAGTACATTCTACATACATTGCAATCGTATGAAGAAATAGATTGTGTGAAAGCGGACTATCGAATCGAAGGGGATGCTAAGTAG
- the metA gene encoding homoserine O-acetyltransferase MetA yields the protein MPIIIDKDLPARKVLQKENIFVMTKERAETQDIRALKIAILNLMPTKQETEAQLLRLIGNTPLQLDVHLLHMESHLSRNVAQDHLTSFYKTFRDIENEKFDGLIITGAPVETLSFEEVDYWEELGRIMEYSKTNVTSTLHICWGAQAGLYYHYGVPKYPLAEKMFGVFEHEVREQHVKLLQGFDEVFFAPHSRHTEVRESDIEKVKELTLLANSEEAGVHLVIGQEGRQVFALGHSEYSCDTLKQEYERDRQKGLNIDVPKNYFKHNNPDEKPLVRWRSHGNLLFSNWLNYYVYQETPYILK from the coding sequence ATGCCGATTATAATTGATAAAGATTTACCAGCTCGCAAAGTATTACAAAAGGAAAATATTTTTGTAATGACGAAGGAGCGAGCAGAAACACAAGATATACGTGCTTTGAAAATTGCTATATTAAATTTAATGCCTACAAAGCAAGAAACAGAGGCGCAATTACTTCGTTTAATTGGAAATACACCGTTGCAACTAGATGTTCATTTACTGCATATGGAATCGCATCTGTCTCGCAATGTAGCGCAGGACCATTTAACGAGCTTCTATAAAACATTCCGTGATATTGAAAACGAAAAATTTGATGGGCTCATTATTACAGGAGCACCAGTTGAAACTCTTTCTTTTGAAGAAGTAGATTATTGGGAAGAGCTTGGACGTATTATGGAGTATTCAAAAACGAATGTAACATCTACGCTTCATATTTGTTGGGGGGCACAAGCAGGTTTGTATTATCACTATGGTGTTCCGAAGTATCCTCTTGCTGAAAAAATGTTTGGTGTATTTGAACATGAGGTTCGCGAGCAACATGTGAAATTGTTACAAGGGTTTGATGAAGTATTTTTTGCCCCGCATTCTCGTCATACAGAAGTACGAGAGAGTGATATTGAAAAAGTGAAAGAATTAACGTTATTAGCAAATTCTGAAGAAGCGGGTGTTCATCTTGTTATTGGGCAAGAGGGAAGGCAAGTTTTTGCACTCGGACATAGTGAATATAGCTGTGATACGTTAAAGCAAGAATACGAACGAGATCGTCAAAAAGGGTTAAATATTGATGTACCAAAAAATTATTTTAAACATAATAATCCAGATGAGAAGCCACTTGTTAGGTGGAGGAGTCATGGGAATTTATTATTTTCTAATTGGTTGAATTATTACGTGTATCAAGAAACCCCTTATATATTGAAATGA
- a CDS encoding bifunctional O-acetylhomoserine aminocarboxypropyltransferase/cysteine synthase, translating into MGESWGKGTICVQGGYTPKNGEPRVLPLYQSTTYKYDTSDDLAALFNLEAEGNIYTRIGNPTLAAFEHKLSELEGGVGAVATASGQAAIMLAVLNICSSGDHLLCSSTVYGGTFNLFGVSLRKLGIDVTFFNPNLTSDKIVALANDKTKLIYAESLGNPAMNVLNFKEFSEAAKELEVPFIVDNTLATPYLCQAFEYGANIIVHSTTKYIDGHASSLGGIVIDGGNFDWTKGKYPELVEPDLSYHGVSYVQNFGAAAYIVKARVQLLRDYGNCMSPFNAYISNIGLETLHLRMERHSENALAVAKWLANHERIEWVNYPGLDSNENYSLAQKYLAKGASGVLTFGIKGGLESAKEFIANVKLATLVTHVADARTCVIHPASTTHRQLSEEDQRLAGVTSDLIRLSVGIEDVSDIIADLEAALVGGKQHADYN; encoded by the coding sequence ATGGGAGAATCATGGGGAAAGGGAACTATTTGTGTGCAAGGTGGCTATACACCAAAAAATGGTGAGCCACGCGTTCTACCACTTTATCAAAGTACAACGTATAAATATGATACTTCAGATGATTTGGCAGCATTATTTAATTTAGAGGCAGAAGGCAATATTTATACACGTATTGGGAATCCCACACTCGCTGCATTTGAGCATAAATTATCGGAATTAGAAGGCGGTGTAGGGGCCGTCGCAACAGCTTCAGGGCAGGCGGCTATTATGCTGGCAGTTTTAAATATTTGTAGTAGTGGAGACCATCTTCTTTGTTCTTCAACAGTTTACGGTGGGACGTTTAATTTATTTGGAGTAAGTTTACGTAAGCTTGGTATTGATGTTACATTTTTTAATCCAAACTTAACGTCTGATAAAATCGTAGCGCTTGCTAATGATAAGACGAAACTTATTTATGCAGAATCATTAGGGAATCCGGCAATGAATGTATTAAACTTTAAGGAATTTTCGGAGGCGGCAAAAGAGCTAGAAGTACCTTTTATCGTTGATAACACATTAGCGACACCTTATTTATGCCAAGCGTTTGAATATGGAGCAAATATTATCGTTCATTCTACGACGAAATACATTGATGGCCACGCGAGCTCATTAGGCGGCATTGTTATTGATGGAGGAAACTTTGATTGGACGAAAGGAAAATATCCGGAGCTTGTTGAGCCTGATCTGAGTTATCACGGTGTAAGCTATGTACAAAATTTTGGAGCGGCAGCTTATATTGTGAAAGCTCGCGTTCAATTATTAAGAGACTATGGAAACTGTATGAGCCCATTCAATGCCTATATTAGCAATATTGGCTTAGAAACATTGCATTTAAGAATGGAGCGTCATAGTGAAAATGCTCTTGCTGTTGCAAAGTGGCTTGCTAATCATGAACGTATTGAATGGGTGAATTATCCGGGATTAGATAGTAATGAAAACTATTCATTAGCACAAAAATATTTAGCGAAAGGTGCTAGTGGCGTCTTAACATTTGGTATTAAAGGCGGATTAGAGTCTGCAAAAGAGTTTATCGCAAATGTGAAGCTAGCGACTCTCGTAACACATGTAGCAGATGCGAGAACTTGCGTCATTCATCCTGCTAGTACAACGCATAGACAATTAAGTGAAGAAGACCAGCGTTTAGCGGGTGTTACATCCGATTTAATTCGCTTGTCGGTCGGTATAGAAGATGTTTCTGATATTATTGCAGATTTAGAAGCGGCGCTAGTCGGAGGCAAACAACATGCCGATTATAATTGA
- a CDS encoding chloride channel protein yields MTVKKNMHYILVLYGILLGSIVGATVWLFLVTINFGIHFIWGYLAELFASPPYYTICVTIIGGILVGLSQKYFGTYPRLMPEVMAEYKKTGRIEYHVIHQATLTAIIVLIFGASLGPEAALVGIIGGLCTWVGDRFKFALKGIQELTEVGIGATLSVIFNAPLFGYLAPNENEGEQLAGFSKGKKAIVYLATTFAGFSVYLLLSKFDNRGSFIVNFGEGSLSLNEWIAFLPLASIGAIIGFFYFKLEFTLEKIIHPFRDYKLSLGIIGGTLLGIAGTFLPYTLFSGEHQLKELVVEWTNLSFWVLFLSGILKLCITAVCLNTGWRGGHIFPIIFSGASIGYAIASILPIDPIASVAIVTTAISSYALRKPIAVTLLLLMFFPLNLLLPMLGAAAIGNAFPLPKHNENKNFSENIE; encoded by the coding sequence ATGACAGTTAAAAAAAACATGCACTATATACTTGTCCTATACGGCATACTTTTAGGCTCTATCGTTGGTGCAACAGTTTGGTTATTTTTAGTTACGATAAACTTTGGGATCCATTTTATTTGGGGATATTTAGCTGAACTCTTCGCTTCTCCTCCTTATTACACAATTTGTGTAACAATAATCGGCGGTATCCTTGTTGGGTTGTCACAAAAATACTTTGGTACATATCCACGTCTTATGCCAGAAGTAATGGCCGAATATAAAAAAACAGGTAGAATTGAATACCATGTTATACATCAAGCTACCTTAACTGCAATTATTGTTTTAATATTTGGGGCAAGTCTAGGCCCAGAAGCAGCACTTGTTGGAATTATAGGTGGTCTTTGCACATGGGTTGGCGATCGCTTTAAATTTGCTTTGAAAGGAATACAAGAACTAACAGAAGTTGGAATTGGTGCTACTTTAAGTGTTATTTTCAACGCACCATTATTCGGTTATTTAGCTCCAAATGAAAATGAAGGTGAGCAGCTTGCTGGGTTTTCCAAAGGAAAAAAAGCAATTGTATATTTAGCTACTACCTTTGCTGGGTTTTCCGTTTATTTATTGCTCAGTAAATTTGATAATCGAGGATCTTTTATTGTTAACTTTGGCGAAGGTTCTCTTTCCCTCAATGAATGGATTGCCTTTCTGCCACTTGCTAGTATTGGTGCTATAATAGGGTTCTTTTACTTTAAGCTAGAGTTTACGTTAGAAAAAATAATCCATCCTTTTCGAGACTACAAACTATCACTCGGAATTATAGGCGGTACTCTTTTAGGCATTGCAGGAACTTTTCTCCCATACACATTATTTTCAGGGGAGCATCAATTAAAAGAATTAGTAGTTGAATGGACCAATTTATCCTTTTGGGTGCTCTTCCTTTCAGGGATTTTAAAGTTATGTATAACTGCAGTTTGTTTAAATACGGGCTGGCGCGGCGGACACATTTTTCCAATTATATTTTCCGGGGCAAGTATTGGATATGCTATAGCTTCTATTCTACCTATAGATCCAATTGCTTCTGTAGCTATTGTAACGACGGCTATTTCAAGTTATGCATTAAGAAAGCCGATAGCTGTAACATTATTACTACTCATGTTCTTCCCGCTCAATTTATTATTACCGATGCTTGGAGCAGCAGCGATTGGAAATGCATTTCCACTCCCTAAACATAATGAAAACAAAAATTTTAGTGAAAATATAGAATGA
- a CDS encoding YjjG family noncanonical pyrimidine nucleotidase: MKKYTTLLFDVDDTLLDFQKAEKTALRMLFEEKNIPLTAEIEAHYKKVNKGLWDAFEEGKINRDEVVNTRFSTLFKEYGQEVDGILFEENYRSYLEEGDQLIQGAFEFIQNIQNEYDLYIVTNGVSKTQDKRLRNAGLHLLFKDIFVSEDTGFQKPMKEYFDYVFERIPDFSVKKGLIIGDSLNADIKGGYLAGLDTCWFNPEKKSNHSGIVPTYEVQSFDELYDLLKLSV, from the coding sequence ATGAAAAAATATACAACATTATTATTTGATGTAGATGATACATTATTAGATTTCCAAAAGGCTGAAAAAACGGCGTTACGTATGCTTTTTGAGGAGAAAAATATTCCTTTAACAGCTGAAATTGAAGCTCATTATAAAAAAGTAAATAAAGGGCTTTGGGATGCTTTTGAAGAAGGGAAAATAAATCGAGATGAAGTAGTAAATACACGATTCTCGACTTTATTTAAAGAGTATGGGCAAGAAGTGGATGGAATTCTATTTGAAGAAAACTATCGTAGTTATTTAGAAGAAGGGGATCAACTTATTCAGGGCGCCTTTGAATTTATACAAAATATTCAAAATGAATATGATTTATATATTGTGACAAATGGTGTTTCAAAAACACAAGATAAACGTCTGCGTAATGCGGGATTACATCTGCTTTTTAAAGATATTTTCGTTTCTGAAGATACGGGCTTTCAAAAGCCAATGAAAGAGTACTTTGATTATGTTTTTGAACGAATTCCTGATTTTTCCGTTAAGAAAGGACTTATTATTGGAGATTCGCTAAATGCGGATATTAAAGGGGGGTATTTAGCAGGGCTAGATACTTGTTGGTTTAATCCTGAAAAGAAATCGAATCATAGCGGAATTGTGCCGACTTATGAGGTGCAAAGTTTTGATGAGTTGTATGATTTGTTAAAGTTGAGTGTATAA
- a CDS encoding transcriptional regulator YeiL, with amino-acid sequence MKISKNSKEIHHYIQAYNFQTLFSFDVLPYTEIHSFQKKETLCSEGTDIPYLYYLISGKAKIYMTHKNGKVSLINFIKAPSFIGELGLIGVESVTKGIEAIEECTCLALPLKDCRPLLLQDATFLHRLCKFIGEKTITRTENYAKNYSYPFENRFAAFILLTEQNNCYIEKHTEASEYLNVSYRHLLYVLNQFCQQNYLKKEGRTYYIQNRKQLEKLADELTR; translated from the coding sequence ATGAAAATCAGCAAAAATAGCAAAGAAATCCACCATTATATACAAGCATATAACTTCCAAACACTCTTTTCATTTGATGTTTTACCATATACAGAAATACACTCTTTTCAAAAGAAAGAAACACTATGTAGTGAAGGGACTGATATTCCTTATCTCTATTACTTAATCTCCGGAAAAGCGAAAATATATATGACTCATAAAAACGGGAAAGTATCCTTGATTAATTTTATTAAAGCGCCTTCGTTCATTGGAGAATTAGGATTAATTGGCGTAGAATCTGTTACGAAAGGGATTGAAGCGATAGAAGAGTGCACTTGCCTAGCTCTTCCTCTTAAAGATTGCCGTCCTCTTTTATTACAAGATGCTACCTTTTTACATCGATTATGCAAATTTATCGGGGAGAAAACAATTACTAGAACAGAAAACTATGCAAAAAATTATAGTTATCCTTTTGAAAATCGATTCGCTGCGTTTATTTTATTAACAGAACAAAATAATTGTTATATCGAAAAGCATACAGAGGCCTCTGAATATTTAAACGTCAGTTACCGCCATCTCCTATACGTGCTTAACCAATTTTGCCAGCAAAACTACTTAAAAAAAGAAGGAAGAACCTATTACATACAAAATCGAAAGCAATTAGAGAAACTTGCTGATGAACTTACAAGATAA
- a CDS encoding FMN-dependent NADH-azoreductase produces the protein MTTVLFVKANNRPVEQAVSVKLYETFLASYKEAHPNDTVVELDLYKEELPYVGVDMINGTFKAGKGFDLTAEEEKAVAVADKYLNQFLEADKVVLGFPLWNLTIPAVLHTYIDYLNRAGKTFKYTPEGPVGLIGDKKIALLNARGGVYSEGPAAEVEMAVKYVASMMGFFGATNMETVVIEGHNQFPDKAEEIIASGLEEATKVASKF, from the coding sequence ATGACAACAGTTTTATTTGTAAAAGCAAACAACCGCCCAGTGGAACAAGCAGTTAGCGTAAAATTATATGAAACATTTTTAGCGAGTTATAAAGAAGCACATCCAAATGATACAGTAGTAGAACTTGATTTATATAAAGAAGAATTACCGTATGTAGGCGTGGATATGATTAACGGTACATTCAAAGCAGGTAAAGGATTTGACTTAACAGCAGAGGAAGAAAAAGCAGTTGCTGTTGCAGATAAATATTTAAATCAATTCCTTGAAGCTGATAAAGTAGTCCTTGGTTTCCCATTATGGAATTTAACGATTCCAGCTGTATTGCACACGTATATTGATTACTTAAACCGCGCTGGTAAAACGTTCAAGTATACACCAGAAGGCCCAGTAGGACTTATTGGAGATAAAAAGATTGCATTATTAAATGCACGCGGCGGCGTATATTCTGAAGGTCCAGCAGCAGAAGTTGAAATGGCTGTTAAATATGTAGCGAGCATGATGGGCTTCTTCGGTGCAACGAATATGGAAACGGTAGTTATTGAAGGACATAATCAATTCCCAGATAAAGCGGAAGAAATCATTGCATCAGGTCTTGAAGAAGCTACTAAAGTAGCAAGCAAATTTTAA
- a CDS encoding response regulator, which produces MKIKVLLVDDHTVVLKGLAFFLSTQEDFELVGEANNGKEALVKVCETNPDVVLMDLYMPEMDGVEATACMKKEHPDVKVIVLTSFSDQAHVLPALKAGASGYILKDVEPDQLVEAIRSAYKGNIQLHPDIANALLSQTLPEEEKEETSTIHIEVLTARENEVLQLLAKGMSNKEIASVLVITEKTVKAHVSSILSKLHLSDRTQAALYAVKNGMV; this is translated from the coding sequence GTGAAAATAAAAGTATTATTAGTTGATGATCATACAGTGGTTTTAAAAGGCTTAGCGTTTTTTTTAAGCACGCAAGAAGACTTTGAGTTAGTTGGAGAAGCGAATAATGGGAAAGAAGCGTTAGTAAAAGTTTGTGAAACGAATCCAGATGTTGTACTAATGGATTTATATATGCCTGAGATGGATGGAGTTGAAGCAACAGCTTGTATGAAAAAGGAACATCCTGATGTGAAAGTAATCGTGTTAACGAGTTTTTCTGATCAAGCGCATGTTTTGCCAGCATTAAAGGCAGGAGCGAGCGGATATATTTTAAAAGATGTAGAACCAGATCAGCTTGTTGAAGCAATTCGTAGTGCGTATAAAGGAAATATCCAACTCCATCCTGACATAGCAAACGCTCTTCTTTCTCAGACGTTACCGGAGGAAGAGAAAGAAGAAACATCGACAATTCATATAGAGGTACTAACAGCAAGAGAAAATGAAGTGTTGCAACTATTGGCAAAAGGGATGAGTAATAAAGAAATAGCATCTGTTTTAGTGATTACAGAAAAAACGGTAAAAGCTCATGTAAGTAGTATTTTAAGCAAGTTACATTTATCAGATCGAACACAAGCAGCGTTATATGCAGTGAAAAACGGAATGGTATAA